From the genome of Actinacidiphila yeochonensis CN732, one region includes:
- a CDS encoding ABC transporter substrate-binding protein gives MVSRRTTGRIGATLVPVATAALLAGCMPGTDAGAAANSGTAGPVATDPARMGDVTLQVLDAFSGGTDNAWMSAVVSAFEKKYPNITIKRTSLPWGDVMSALPLKLKSANPPDIVPANNGWQSLGTLVRGGLVLDLDNYAKAYGWKHSFPQSILSEHEFSPDGTEMGTGSMFGVPVARASLIEVYYNRALLKKIGAGVPRSFADFQADLAKAKKAGITPISLGNVEQAGLTEPFYSLMNSLGSPTAISDFIYSQGTAEVAATGLPQAVSSLKQWSDKGYLTKDYAGVAAADAAQDFVNGQGLFHFDYSGSLPLKPGQSKDFGSFVLPRADGGKPVATASSAANFSVAAKSKHADAAAAFLDFAASTRAAELAVANQTMPLLHPDVRAPAGDPLFTDDVAIARQVSEDGTSVPYLDWATPTLLDTLNAALQNMLAGKSTPASVVTAAEKNDAAFLKTLAR, from the coding sequence GTGGTCTCGCGCAGGACAACAGGGCGGATCGGTGCCACGCTGGTTCCGGTCGCAACGGCGGCGCTGCTCGCCGGCTGCATGCCGGGTACCGACGCCGGCGCCGCCGCGAACAGCGGCACGGCGGGGCCGGTCGCGACGGACCCGGCCCGGATGGGCGACGTCACGCTCCAGGTGCTGGACGCCTTCTCCGGCGGCACCGACAACGCGTGGATGTCCGCCGTCGTCTCGGCCTTCGAGAAGAAGTACCCCAACATCACCATCAAGCGGACCTCGCTGCCGTGGGGCGACGTGATGTCCGCCCTGCCGCTGAAGCTGAAGTCGGCGAACCCGCCGGACATCGTGCCGGCCAACAACGGCTGGCAGTCCCTGGGCACCCTCGTCCGCGGCGGACTGGTACTCGACCTGGACAACTACGCCAAGGCGTACGGGTGGAAGCACTCCTTCCCCCAGTCGATCCTCAGCGAGCACGAGTTCAGCCCCGACGGCACCGAGATGGGCACGGGATCGATGTTCGGCGTCCCCGTCGCCCGCGCCTCGCTGATCGAGGTCTACTACAACCGGGCCCTGCTCAAGAAGATCGGCGCCGGCGTCCCGCGCTCCTTCGCCGACTTCCAAGCCGACCTGGCGAAGGCCAAGAAGGCCGGAATCACCCCGATCTCGCTGGGCAACGTGGAGCAGGCCGGGCTCACCGAGCCGTTCTACTCGCTGATGAACTCCCTCGGCTCACCCACCGCCATCTCGGACTTCATCTACTCCCAGGGCACGGCGGAGGTCGCCGCCACCGGCCTCCCGCAGGCGGTGTCCAGCCTCAAGCAGTGGTCCGACAAGGGCTACCTGACCAAGGACTACGCCGGAGTCGCCGCCGCCGACGCCGCCCAGGACTTCGTGAACGGCCAGGGCCTGTTCCACTTCGACTACTCCGGCTCGCTGCCCCTCAAGCCGGGCCAGTCCAAGGACTTCGGCTCCTTCGTGCTGCCCCGCGCCGACGGCGGCAAGCCCGTGGCCACCGCGTCCTCCGCCGCCAACTTCTCCGTGGCCGCCAAGTCCAAGCACGCCGACGCCGCCGCCGCCTTCCTCGACTTCGCCGCCAGCACCCGGGCCGCCGAACTCGCCGTCGCCAACCAGACGATGCCGCTGCTCCACCCGGACGTGCGAGCCCCCGCGGGTGACCCGCTGTTCACCGACGACGTCGCCATCGCCCGGCAGGTATCCGAGGACGGCACCTCCGTCCCCTACCTGGACTGGGCCACTCCGACGCTGCTGGACACCCTCAACGCCGCGCTGCAGAACATGCTGGCCGGGAAGTCCACCCCCGCCTCGGTGGTCACCGCCGCCGAGAAGAACGACGCCGCCTTCCTCAAGACCCTGGCGAGGTGA
- a CDS encoding GntR family transcriptional regulator codes for MTTIGEETGAGAAVTQTYRRLSEALRRGAFPAGGRLPGERDLAGSLGVSRSTLRQALGRLAEEGKLERSSQRGWFVRGNVVGEPPSTLQSFSEMARARGLQARATVLESRSRAATFEEAEQLGIAPAARVLDLRRLRSLDGVPVCVDRSIVVLGLAGGLDSMDLTDRSLYETLERECGLRVARSSYSVRAEAADDATAELLLIEPGAPVLIGEETTYTDDGAVVLIGRMTYRSDAYRFQADLFRAL; via the coding sequence ATGACGACCATCGGCGAGGAGACCGGAGCAGGGGCAGCGGTCACGCAGACCTACCGCAGGCTGAGCGAGGCGTTGCGCCGCGGCGCGTTCCCGGCGGGCGGACGGCTGCCCGGCGAGCGCGACCTCGCGGGAAGCCTGGGGGTGAGCCGTTCGACGCTCCGCCAGGCGCTGGGGCGGCTGGCCGAGGAGGGCAAGCTCGAACGCTCCTCGCAGCGCGGCTGGTTCGTGCGCGGGAACGTGGTCGGTGAGCCGCCCAGCACCCTGCAGAGCTTCTCGGAGATGGCCCGGGCCCGCGGACTGCAGGCGCGGGCGACGGTCCTGGAGAGCCGTTCCCGCGCCGCCACGTTCGAGGAGGCCGAGCAGCTGGGCATCGCGCCGGCCGCCCGCGTACTGGACCTGCGGCGGCTGCGCAGCCTGGACGGGGTTCCGGTGTGCGTGGACCGCAGCATCGTGGTGCTCGGCCTGGCCGGCGGGCTGGACTCCATGGACCTCACCGACCGCTCGCTCTACGAGACCCTGGAGCGGGAGTGCGGCCTGCGCGTCGCGCGCAGCTCGTACTCGGTACGGGCGGAGGCCGCCGACGACGCCACCGCCGAACTGCTGCTGATCGAGCCGGGGGCACCGGTGCTGATCGGCGAGGAGACCACGTACACCGATGACGGCGCCGTGGTGCTGATCGGCCGGATGACCTACCGAAGCGACGCCTACCGCTTCCAGGCGGACCTGTTCCGCGCCCTGTGA
- a CDS encoding BadF/BadG/BcrA/BcrD ATPase family protein, translated as MTRPATASTLFLGVDAGNSKTAALVSTASGEVVGAGRSGCGDIYGAPTPEAAVDEVLAAIGAALAEAGGDPAELSRQPSPSAPPAVAGAAFRLAGVDWPEDAEYWDGALRARQPALLRRTVLNDGYAAIRCGEPSGVGIAVAGGTAAAIAARGPAGRCWDMGWWGQHAMGATGLAGEALKAVFLAELGLAPETGLTRALLTHYGKASVAELNHWLTRREGGAGPRDRTSCARTVTAVADSGDPVAVGIVREQGRRLAMYAGVAARETGLGGTGAPVSVVLSGSVLTAPGSPVLAALLEELPAHVPHAAAHRGVLPPVAGALLDALAENGVAVTPDVVARVAGTMPPADFLAT; from the coding sequence GTGACGCGCCCGGCCACCGCGAGCACGCTCTTCCTGGGCGTCGACGCGGGCAACAGCAAGACCGCCGCCCTGGTGTCCACCGCCTCCGGCGAGGTGGTGGGCGCCGGGCGCTCCGGCTGCGGCGACATCTACGGCGCCCCCACACCGGAGGCGGCCGTCGACGAGGTGCTGGCCGCGATCGGGGCCGCGCTGGCCGAGGCCGGGGGCGACCCGGCGGAGCTGTCCCGGCAGCCCTCGCCGTCCGCTCCCCCGGCCGTGGCCGGCGCGGCCTTCCGGCTGGCCGGCGTGGACTGGCCCGAGGACGCGGAGTACTGGGACGGGGCCCTGCGCGCGCGGCAGCCCGCGCTGCTGCGCCGTACCGTCCTCAACGACGGGTACGCCGCGATCCGCTGCGGCGAGCCCAGCGGCGTCGGCATCGCCGTCGCGGGCGGCACGGCCGCGGCGATCGCGGCCCGCGGGCCCGCCGGCCGCTGCTGGGACATGGGCTGGTGGGGCCAGCACGCCATGGGCGCGACCGGCCTGGCGGGCGAGGCCCTGAAGGCGGTGTTCCTCGCCGAGCTCGGCCTCGCCCCCGAGACCGGGCTGACCCGCGCGCTGCTCACCCACTACGGCAAGGCGTCGGTCGCGGAGCTCAACCACTGGCTGACCCGCCGCGAGGGCGGCGCCGGCCCCCGGGACCGCACCAGTTGTGCCAGAACGGTCACCGCGGTGGCCGACAGCGGCGACCCGGTGGCGGTGGGGATCGTCCGCGAGCAGGGCCGCAGGCTGGCCATGTACGCGGGGGTCGCCGCGCGCGAGACCGGCCTGGGCGGCACCGGGGCCCCGGTGAGCGTGGTCCTCTCCGGCTCCGTGCTCACGGCGCCGGGCTCACCGGTCTTGGCGGCCCTGCTGGAGGAGCTGCCGGCGCACGTGCCGCACGCGGCGGCGCACCGCGGCGTGCTGCCGCCGGTGGCCGGGGCACTGCTGGACGCCCTCGCCGAGAACGGCGTGGCGGTGACGCCGGACGTGGTGGCGAGGGTGGCCGGCACCATGCCGCCGGCGGACTTCCTGGCCACCTGA
- a CDS encoding family 4 glycosyl hydrolase, whose amino-acid sequence MARVKIAYLGGGSSRAPGTMASFMHHGAEFDGSEFVLIDLDPDHLEVVRTLTERLARNAGLDITVTATTNQREGLRDVDAVLSSFRPGGFGARAIDERIPLKYGVIGQETQGPGGMMMALRSVQVIKELCANLGEVAPNARIFNYTNPVNIVSQAVSDYTDIPIASFCEGPIVFPPVVAKAAGLDPEKLKANLVGINHNCWSNEATYDGQDAFPILRERYEALKDKPTDDVNGLRALHLAVAMESIPSDYFNYYYFRDEILRERQLAAKTRSEVIMDSLPGYWEHYREQAVSDAPQLEQDRSRGGIHELELAIDAISAYYNDAPARLPFNITNTEGWLPGFADSTVVELWGTVDGKGFHPEAQKPLPHSVLGITQQLAEYQILTAKAAWEGTAADAVRALMANPLVPSLSVAEALYAELATAQSAWLPERLLP is encoded by the coding sequence ATGGCCCGCGTCAAGATTGCCTACCTCGGTGGCGGCTCCTCGCGCGCTCCCGGCACCATGGCGTCGTTCATGCACCACGGTGCGGAGTTCGACGGCTCCGAGTTCGTGCTGATCGACCTCGACCCCGACCACCTCGAAGTGGTCAGGACGCTCACGGAGCGGCTGGCCCGCAACGCCGGGCTGGACATCACCGTCACGGCCACCACCAACCAGCGCGAGGGCCTGCGGGACGTCGACGCGGTGCTCTCCAGCTTCCGTCCCGGCGGCTTCGGCGCCCGCGCGATCGACGAGCGCATCCCGCTGAAGTACGGCGTCATCGGCCAGGAGACGCAGGGGCCCGGCGGCATGATGATGGCGCTGCGCTCGGTGCAGGTGATCAAGGAGCTGTGCGCCAACCTCGGCGAGGTGGCGCCGAACGCCCGCATCTTCAACTACACCAACCCGGTCAACATCGTCTCCCAGGCCGTCTCGGACTACACCGACATCCCGATCGCGTCCTTCTGCGAGGGCCCGATCGTCTTCCCGCCGGTGGTCGCCAAGGCGGCCGGCCTGGACCCGGAGAAGCTCAAGGCCAACCTGGTCGGCATCAACCACAACTGCTGGTCCAACGAGGCCACCTACGACGGGCAGGACGCCTTCCCGATCCTGCGCGAGCGCTACGAGGCGCTCAAGGACAAGCCCACCGACGACGTCAACGGCCTGCGCGCGCTGCACCTGGCGGTGGCGATGGAGTCCATCCCGTCGGACTACTTCAACTACTACTACTTCCGCGACGAGATCCTGCGGGAGCGGCAGCTGGCGGCCAAGACGCGCTCCGAGGTCATCATGGACTCGCTGCCCGGCTACTGGGAGCACTACCGCGAGCAGGCGGTCTCCGACGCGCCGCAGCTGGAGCAGGACCGCTCGCGCGGCGGCATCCACGAGCTGGAGCTGGCCATCGACGCCATCAGCGCGTACTACAACGACGCGCCGGCGCGGCTGCCGTTCAACATCACCAACACCGAGGGCTGGCTGCCCGGGTTCGCCGACTCCACGGTGGTCGAGCTGTGGGGCACGGTGGACGGCAAGGGCTTCCACCCCGAGGCGCAGAAGCCGCTGCCGCACTCGGTGCTGGGCATCACCCAGCAGCTGGCGGAGTACCAGATCCTCACCGCCAAGGCCGCGTGGGAGGGGACCGCCGCCGACGCCGTCCGCGCGCTGATGGCCAACCCGCTGGTGCCCTCGCTGTCCGTCGCCGAGGCGCTGTACGCCGAGCTGGCCACCGCCCAGTCCGCCTGGCTGCCGGAGCGGCTGCTCCCGTGA
- a CDS encoding 6-phosphogluconolactonase — translation MRVAPTVFHDAEALGRALAAEIADEIDGAAHDGRRYVLGCPGGRSAHSTYRALADEVAARGLDLGHVVVVMMDEYVEQDRDTAAFRRIDPALRHSCVRFGREEIVQPLDAAAGPGRGIAADHFLVPDPADPGAYDERIAALGGIDLFLLASGSGDGHIAFNPVGTRSDAGTHVVALTEQTRRDNLATFPSLRGLADVPLHGVTVGVGTIREHSRRVVMVAHGTDKAKAVSRLAGADRYQPDWPATVFTDCAQPRLYVDRAALQAAEALTAST, via the coding sequence GTGCGTGTCGCACCCACTGTGTTCCATGACGCCGAGGCGCTGGGGCGCGCGCTCGCCGCTGAGATCGCGGACGAGATCGACGGCGCAGCGCACGACGGGCGGCGGTATGTCCTGGGGTGTCCCGGCGGCCGCAGCGCGCACAGCACGTACCGCGCACTCGCCGACGAGGTCGCCGCGCGCGGCCTGGACCTCGGGCACGTCGTGGTCGTCATGATGGACGAGTACGTCGAACAGGACCGGGACACCGCCGCGTTCCGGCGGATCGACCCCGCACTCCGGCACAGCTGCGTGCGGTTCGGCCGGGAGGAGATCGTCCAGCCGCTCGACGCGGCGGCCGGTCCGGGACGCGGCATCGCCGCCGACCACTTCCTGGTGCCCGACCCGGCCGATCCCGGCGCCTACGACGAGCGGATCGCGGCCCTCGGCGGCATCGACCTCTTCCTGCTCGCCTCCGGCTCCGGCGACGGGCACATCGCCTTCAACCCCGTCGGCACCCGGTCCGACGCCGGCACCCACGTGGTGGCGCTGACCGAGCAGACCCGCCGGGACAACCTGGCGACCTTCCCGAGCCTGCGCGGCCTGGCCGACGTCCCCCTGCACGGGGTCACCGTGGGCGTCGGCACCATCCGCGAGCACTCCAGGCGCGTGGTGATGGTGGCGCACGGCACGGACAAGGCCAAGGCGGTCAGCCGGCTCGCCGGAGCCGACCGCTACCAGCCCGACTGGCCGGCCACCGTCTTCACCGACTGCGCCCAGCCGCGCCTCTACGTCGACCGGGCAGCCCTGCAAGCCGCAGAGGCCCTGACGGCCTCGACCTGA
- a CDS encoding Kelch repeat-containing protein, protein MPSATRTGVAVRRRLAAGIAGLGAVALAVLGLPAQAHAASPATTSQATSTAASPATSTSGPSASTPSANVGNAAFQPSCGAPAKGAFACYALHRTGLKARKGVQAEAATPGGYGPSDLTSAYNLPSDGGAGQTIAIVDAFDDPDAEADLGVYRAQYGLPACTTANGCFTKVDQRGGSDYPAPNTGWAGEISLDVDMVSAVAPNAKILLVEADTADDLNLALSVDTAVELGAKFVSNSYGDAYDSQAGSGEHATDTTEIDVHYNHPGVAVVASSGDSAYGVTYPAASPYVTSVGGTSLVRDSTSPRGWSESVWNDAEGGAGSGCSVYEPKPAFQNDTGCDNRAVADVSAVADPETGVAVYQTYGASGWGQFGGTSAASPIITGVYADAGTPAAGTYPNSYPYMAGGAGINDVTSGDNGVCAPDYLCTAEKGYDGPTGLGTPDGLAAFRSGPHGDVRGTVTDAATGKPLAGAQVAVGDFTTTTAADGSYDVTVVAGSHDVAVKAFGYATSGGQDVAVDDGATVTRDYALKSVPSHTVSGKVTDGSGHGWPLYAKITVKGSPLSVFTNPVTGAYTVKLPENSDYTLHFTTAYSGYRAVQKTISVGLSDQKLNVSVPVDPYAASTPGYRIKDDAPVETFDAAPATPDGWSVSTTSYSDVGWKFDDPNGRGNHTGGSGGFAIVDMPSTGGYSFTDSTLSTPSYDLTGVSSPEIDFDTDFVVTSGLVSLDASTDGGKNWKTVWYTVSTLDADSHVSIPLPDYAGKASVKLRFDSVNISADDLYWEVDDVQVGELVPQAVPGGLIIGAVKDGNDGSGVDGAAVTASGSSAKTVSIATPGDPAVGNGLYSLFSPSTGAHKVTAAKGGYTSASATAHVTADSVVRQDYTLKAGRITVGPGSVDASSTLGGTTSRKVTVTNTGSAPATVQLTEQSGDFSAAGTGAPLQETKVDASPAVADSAQAAKDGKGTPQPTTTASTGTAWQSGPDAPTTIMDNAVAENDGTIYSAFGWNGKTDTADMWALDPASGTWTKKASAADTRETPAYGFIDGRLYVVGGWGPIGPDAKLEIYDPATDSWSTGASSPEAYYSSGSGVVDGKLYVVGGCGGGTCDITDVQVYDPTTDSWTAAARYPEPVASPSCAAINGKLYCAGGDNDEGEVAHSYVYDPKKNTWTAIADLPAPMWGAAGSAANGQLLLSTGVSGGAITNRGYAYDPKTDAWSSLPNANTATYGAAAAPGLYKIGGGTSITTPTSSVELLPGYDQPSDTGADWLRESAGKLTLRPGEHATVTLSMSASPTTGTPQPGTYRAELLVSTSTPYHVPSVPVTLTVKPSKHRGSTTHGAGPASGSRSGLHQGDGGTARRPAQDEVLG, encoded by the coding sequence TTGCCATCTGCCACCAGGACCGGCGTCGCCGTACGGCGAAGACTGGCCGCCGGAATCGCCGGGCTCGGAGCCGTCGCGCTGGCTGTACTGGGTCTCCCCGCCCAGGCACACGCGGCGTCCCCGGCCACGACCTCCCAGGCCACCTCCACCGCGGCGTCCCCGGCCACGAGCACGTCCGGTCCGTCAGCCTCCACGCCGTCCGCCAACGTCGGCAACGCCGCCTTCCAGCCCAGCTGCGGCGCGCCCGCGAAGGGCGCGTTCGCCTGCTACGCGCTGCACCGCACCGGTCTCAAGGCGAGGAAGGGCGTGCAGGCCGAGGCCGCGACCCCGGGCGGCTACGGTCCCAGCGACCTGACCAGCGCCTACAACCTGCCCTCGGACGGCGGCGCCGGCCAGACGATCGCCATCGTCGACGCCTTCGACGACCCCGACGCCGAGGCCGACCTGGGCGTCTACCGGGCGCAGTACGGGCTCCCCGCCTGCACCACCGCCAACGGCTGCTTCACCAAGGTCGACCAGCGCGGCGGCAGCGACTACCCGGCGCCGAACACGGGCTGGGCCGGAGAGATATCCCTCGACGTCGACATGGTCTCGGCCGTCGCGCCCAACGCCAAGATCCTGTTGGTGGAGGCGGACACCGCCGACGATCTGAACCTCGCGCTGTCGGTGGACACCGCGGTGGAACTCGGCGCCAAGTTCGTCTCCAACTCCTACGGCGACGCGTACGACAGCCAAGCCGGAAGCGGCGAGCACGCTACCGACACGACGGAAATAGACGTCCACTACAACCACCCGGGCGTGGCCGTCGTCGCCTCCTCTGGGGACTCCGCCTACGGTGTGACCTACCCGGCCGCCTCGCCGTACGTGACCTCCGTCGGCGGCACCTCGCTCGTCCGCGACAGCACTTCCCCGCGCGGCTGGAGCGAGAGTGTGTGGAACGACGCCGAGGGCGGGGCCGGCTCCGGGTGCTCGGTCTACGAGCCCAAGCCCGCCTTCCAGAACGACACCGGCTGCGACAACCGGGCGGTCGCCGACGTCTCCGCGGTGGCCGACCCGGAGACCGGGGTGGCCGTCTACCAGACCTACGGGGCCTCCGGCTGGGGCCAGTTCGGCGGCACGAGCGCGGCCTCGCCGATCATCACAGGGGTCTACGCGGACGCCGGCACCCCCGCCGCGGGCACCTATCCCAACTCCTACCCCTACATGGCGGGCGGCGCCGGCATCAACGATGTCACCTCCGGCGACAACGGCGTCTGCGCCCCGGACTACCTGTGCACCGCGGAGAAGGGCTACGACGGCCCGACCGGGCTGGGCACGCCCGACGGCCTGGCGGCGTTCCGCAGCGGGCCGCACGGCGATGTCCGCGGCACCGTGACCGACGCGGCCACCGGCAAGCCCCTCGCGGGCGCCCAGGTGGCGGTGGGCGACTTCACCACCACCACCGCCGCCGACGGCAGCTACGACGTGACGGTGGTCGCCGGGAGCCATGACGTCGCCGTCAAGGCGTTCGGCTACGCCACCAGCGGGGGTCAGGACGTGGCCGTCGACGACGGCGCGACCGTCACCCGCGACTACGCGCTGAAGTCCGTGCCCTCCCACACCGTCTCCGGGAAGGTGACCGACGGCTCGGGCCACGGCTGGCCGCTCTACGCGAAGATCACCGTGAAGGGCTCCCCGCTGAGCGTCTTCACCAATCCGGTCACCGGCGCCTACACGGTGAAGCTACCCGAGAACAGCGACTACACCCTGCACTTCACCACCGCCTACTCCGGCTACAGGGCAGTGCAGAAGACGATCTCGGTCGGGCTGAGCGACCAGAAGCTGAACGTCTCCGTTCCGGTCGACCCCTACGCCGCGTCCACACCGGGCTACCGGATCAAGGACGACGCGCCCGTCGAGACGTTCGACGCCGCCCCCGCCACCCCGGACGGCTGGAGCGTCTCCACCACCAGCTACAGCGACGTCGGTTGGAAGTTCGACGACCCGAACGGCCGGGGCAACCACACCGGCGGCAGCGGCGGCTTCGCCATCGTCGACATGCCCTCCACCGGAGGCTACAGCTTCACCGACAGCACGCTGAGCACACCGTCCTACGACCTCACCGGAGTCTCGTCGCCCGAGATCGACTTCGACACCGACTTCGTGGTGACCAGCGGGCTCGTGTCGCTCGACGCCTCCACCGACGGGGGCAAGAACTGGAAGACCGTCTGGTACACGGTGAGCACGCTGGACGCCGACTCGCACGTCAGCATCCCGCTGCCCGACTACGCCGGGAAGGCGTCGGTGAAGCTGCGCTTCGACTCCGTGAACATCTCGGCGGATGACCTGTACTGGGAGGTCGACGACGTCCAGGTCGGCGAGCTCGTCCCGCAAGCGGTGCCAGGCGGGCTGATCATCGGCGCCGTCAAGGACGGCAACGACGGCAGCGGGGTGGACGGCGCCGCGGTCACCGCCTCCGGCAGCTCCGCGAAGACGGTCTCCATCGCCACTCCGGGCGACCCGGCCGTCGGCAACGGCCTCTACAGCCTGTTCTCGCCGAGCACGGGCGCGCACAAGGTCACCGCCGCCAAGGGCGGGTACACCTCCGCCTCCGCCACAGCGCACGTCACCGCCGACTCGGTGGTGCGCCAGGACTACACGCTGAAGGCCGGCCGGATCACGGTCGGGCCCGGCTCCGTCGACGCGTCGTCCACCCTGGGCGGCACCACGTCGAGGAAGGTCACCGTCACCAACACCGGCAGTGCCCCCGCCACCGTCCAGCTCACCGAGCAGTCGGGGGACTTCAGCGCGGCCGGGACCGGGGCACCGCTCCAGGAGACCAAGGTCGACGCCTCGCCGGCCGTGGCGGACTCGGCCCAGGCGGCCAAGGACGGGAAGGGAACGCCGCAGCCGACCACGACCGCGTCCACCGGGACGGCGTGGCAGAGCGGCCCCGACGCCCCGACCACGATCATGGACAACGCCGTCGCGGAGAACGACGGCACGATCTACTCGGCGTTCGGGTGGAACGGGAAGACGGACACCGCCGACATGTGGGCCCTCGACCCCGCGTCCGGCACCTGGACGAAGAAGGCGTCCGCGGCCGACACCCGGGAGACCCCCGCCTACGGGTTCATCGACGGCAGGCTCTACGTCGTCGGCGGCTGGGGCCCGATCGGCCCGGACGCCAAACTGGAGATCTACGACCCGGCCACCGACTCCTGGTCCACCGGAGCCTCCAGCCCCGAGGCGTACTACAGCAGCGGCAGCGGAGTGGTCGACGGCAAGCTGTATGTCGTCGGCGGCTGCGGCGGCGGCACCTGCGACATCACCGACGTGCAGGTCTACGACCCGACCACCGACTCCTGGACGGCCGCGGCGCGGTACCCGGAGCCGGTCGCCTCTCCGTCCTGCGCCGCCATCAACGGCAAGCTCTACTGCGCCGGCGGTGACAACGACGAGGGCGAGGTGGCGCACTCCTACGTCTACGACCCCAAGAAAAACACCTGGACGGCCATCGCCGACCTGCCCGCACCGATGTGGGGCGCGGCCGGCAGCGCCGCCAACGGGCAGCTTCTGCTCAGCACCGGTGTCTCCGGCGGCGCCATCACCAACAGGGGGTACGCCTACGACCCGAAGACCGATGCGTGGAGCAGCCTGCCCAACGCCAACACCGCCACCTACGGCGCGGCCGCGGCCCCCGGCCTGTACAAGATCGGCGGCGGTACGTCCATCACGACGCCGACCTCGTCCGTGGAGCTGCTGCCCGGCTATGACCAGCCGAGCGACACCGGCGCCGACTGGCTCCGCGAGAGTGCCGGGAAGCTGACGCTCCGGCCGGGTGAGCACGCCACCGTCACCCTCTCCATGAGCGCCTCGCCGACCACCGGCACGCCCCAGCCCGGCACCTACCGGGCCGAGTTGCTGGTCTCCACCAGCACGCCGTACCACGTTCCGTCGGTCCCGGTGACGCTGACGGTGAAGCCCTCGAAGCACCGGGGCTCCACCACGCACGGCGCCGGCCCCGCTTCCGGAAGCCGCAGCGGCCTCCACCAGGGTGACGGCGGTACCGCTCGACGTCCCGCCCAGGACGAGGTCCTCGGCTGA